The following coding sequences lie in one Patescibacteria group bacterium genomic window:
- a CDS encoding DUF2127 domain-containing protein, whose protein sequence is MIKKKARLYKVLHGLFDITIISKSLEGLAELFAGLILWFNPTGSIVGLVGWLFWRELAEDPSDFIANYLTNLSSHISFKVQFFLAVYFLLQGSAKIVLSAAVYRGWLWSYRWYELFLAIILTYQAYHWLIRPTWWLAGFIIFDCLAIWLIEMEYRKRLLNKISSL, encoded by the coding sequence ATGATTAAGAAAAAAGCCAGGCTTTATAAGGTTTTACACGGTTTGTTTGATATTACGATTATTAGTAAATCTTTGGAAGGTTTGGCTGAATTATTTGCCGGCTTAATACTTTGGTTTAACCCGACCGGATCGATTGTGGGTTTAGTGGGTTGGTTATTTTGGCGGGAATTAGCTGAAGATCCATCAGATTTTATAGCCAATTATTTAACCAATCTTTCCAGCCATATTTCTTTTAAAGTGCAGTTTTTTTTGGCTGTATATTTTTTATTACAGGGCTCAGCTAAAATAGTGCTATCGGCAGCTGTTTATCGTGGCTGGCTTTGGTCTTACCGTTGGTATGAATTATTTTTGGCTATTATATTAACATACCAAGCGTATCATTGGTTAATTAGGCCAACTTGGTGGTTGGCTGGTTTTATAATTTTTGATTGTTTAGCTATTTGGTTAATAGAAATGGAATACCGGAAAAGATTATTGAATAAAATATCCAGCTTGTAG
- a CDS encoding ROK family protein, which yields MSQRIFKILFDIGGTYVRASLVSGQKIIKTIKIKQLANLVDFKKNFSKLFSRLSGDQQISVVDIGVAGRVSGTKVISCSNIPFLKNFNFKTLLPVGVKLIVDNDARWRLRQILKTKPLWQTKKILLITLGTGVGRAVAENGRVKKIKKLEQREPWESEYKIKKSDGLDNFVSWLHPKIADLANKYNPEILILAGGLLKRKKDLLFVLLKKIKKFGSKLVAVYD from the coding sequence ATGAGCCAACGAATTTTTAAAATTTTGTTTGATATCGGCGGTACTTATGTTCGAGCTAGCTTGGTTAGTGGACAAAAAATAATTAAGACCATTAAAATTAAACAGTTAGCTAATTTAGTAGATTTTAAAAAAAATTTTAGCAAATTGTTTAGTCGATTATCAGGCGATCAGCAGATTAGTGTGGTGGATATTGGCGTGGCCGGGCGGGTAAGTGGTACTAAAGTTATAAGTTGCAGTAACATCCCTTTTTTAAAGAATTTTAATTTTAAAACATTACTGCCAGTTGGTGTTAAATTAATAGTAGATAATGATGCCAGATGGCGTTTGCGGCAAATTTTAAAAACTAAACCACTTTGGCAAACTAAGAAAATTTTGCTTATAACTTTAGGTACGGGTGTGGGGAGAGCTGTGGCCGAGAACGGTCGGGTTAAGAAAATAAAAAAGTTGGAACAGCGCGAACCGTGGGAAAGCGAGTATAAAATTAAAAAATCTGACGGATTAGATAACTTTGTTAGTTGGTTACATCCAAAAATAGCTGATCTAGCAAATAAATATAATCCGGAGATATTAATATTAGCTGGTGGCTTATTAAAAAGAAAAAAGGATTTGTTATTTGTCTTGTTAAAAAAAATTAAAAAATTTGGTAGTAAATTAGTGGCTGTTTATGATTAA
- a CDS encoding YdcF family protein, whose amino-acid sequence MGNEVHKAAKILWNYHRLNQSLKKADCIFVLGSHDVRVGEMGADLFLEGYAPLIIFSGGLGNLTKDIWSKSEADIFAEIAVNKGVPKEKIIIENKSTNTGENILFTKELLRKKNVNPNSFMVVQKPYMERRAYATFKKLWPGKSLIVTSPRISFEDYPNEQIPEIDLINIIVGDLQRIKLYPEKGFQIPQEIPDDVWAAYEFLVKEGYNRHLIKD is encoded by the coding sequence ATGGGTAATGAGGTACATAAAGCGGCTAAAATATTGTGGAACTACCACCGGCTTAATCAATCGTTGAAAAAAGCTGATTGTATATTTGTTTTAGGCAGTCATGACGTCAGAGTGGGCGAGATGGGTGCTGATTTGTTTTTGGAAGGTTATGCCCCTTTGATTATTTTTTCCGGTGGATTGGGTAATTTGACTAAGGATATTTGGTCAAAAAGTGAAGCGGATATCTTTGCTGAAATTGCCGTTAACAAAGGAGTACCTAAGGAAAAAATTATTATCGAGAATAAATCCACTAACACTGGAGAAAATATTTTGTTTACCAAAGAGCTTTTAAGGAAAAAGAACGTCAATCCTAATTCTTTTATGGTGGTACAAAAGCCTTATATGGAGAGAAGAGCTTACGCAACTTTTAAAAAATTATGGCCGGGAAAGAGTTTAATAGTTACTTCACCTAGAATATCTTTTGAAGATTACCCTAACGAGCAGATACCCGAAATCGATTTAATAAATATCATAGTTGGAGATTTACAAAGGATTAAATTATATCCAGAAAAAGGTTTTCAAATACCGCAAGAGATTCCTGATGACGTTTGGGCAGCTTATGAATTTTTAGTAAAAGAAGGATATAATAGACACTTGATAAAAGACTGA
- a CDS encoding SDR family oxidoreductase yields the protein MFNLTGKVALITGAKQGMGLAHAKALASQGAKVVVTDINLAECQKVAEEIIGAGGQAIAFKMDVTDLQEINQVFAEVEKHYGRLDILINNAGVYLPKAATELTEGDWDKTIDINLKGQFFCAQAAAKLMTKNKWGRIINISSIASGQVGVGIAGGVHYTSSKGGVIGMSETMAIEWAPLGITVNVIAPGAIDTPMASSSDIPKEALQGLMARIPLNRMGLPEEVAAAAVFLASGEAGYVTGATLHVDGGWLAT from the coding sequence ATGTTTAATTTAACAGGCAAGGTCGCTCTTATTACTGGAGCTAAGCAGGGCATGGGTTTAGCGCATGCTAAAGCTTTAGCTAGTCAGGGCGCTAAGGTGGTGGTAACAGATATAAATTTGGCAGAGTGCCAAAAAGTAGCCGAAGAAATAATTGGCGCTGGTGGCCAGGCTATAGCTTTTAAAATGGATGTAACTGATTTACAAGAAATTAATCAGGTATTTGCTGAAGTGGAAAAACACTATGGCCGGCTGGATATTTTAATAAACAATGCCGGAGTTTATCTGCCTAAAGCCGCCACTGAATTAACAGAAGGCGATTGGGATAAAACTATAGATATAAATTTAAAAGGTCAGTTTTTTTGCGCCCAGGCGGCCGCTAAGTTGATGACTAAGAATAAATGGGGTCGCATTATAAATATTTCTTCTATAGCTTCGGGGCAGGTAGGTGTGGGTATTGCTGGGGGTGTTCATTACACCTCTTCTAAGGGAGGGGTTATTGGTATGTCCGAAACTATGGCTATAGAATGGGCGCCTTTGGGTATTACAGTTAATGTTATAGCCCCCGGCGCTATAGATACGCCTATGGCCTCTTCCTCTGATATACCCAAAGAAGCTTTACAAGGGCTTATGGCTCGCATACCGCTTAACAGAATGGGTTTACCCGAAGAAGTGGCGGCCGCGGCTGTGTTTTTGGCTTCAGGGGAAGCTGGGTATGTAACCGGCGCCACTTTACATGTGGACGGCGGTTGGCTAGCTACTTAG
- a CDS encoding HAD family hydrolase, with protein sequence MIRKIKTKNKIKAVLFDYNGVIVDDLGACGRAECDVIVDLGGKRLSMAYWFKNIHQDWQGFYLEHGVPKNKLSKVHNLMNSRYKKYEKYIKANSGVKSLLQKLNKNNIKMGILSAAGQDIVKNGLQKFDLEDYFSFIVAGEDVVKPKPHPQGLLKAIKLFKLQPTEIIYVDDMPKMFPVASKIGFKTVGLYSQVSGDLSAADIQIKKIKSLANYLN encoded by the coding sequence ATGATTCGCAAAATTAAAACAAAAAATAAAATAAAAGCTGTTTTATTCGATTATAACGGGGTTATAGTGGATGATTTAGGCGCTTGTGGTCGGGCCGAGTGTGATGTGATAGTCGATTTAGGCGGAAAAAGATTGTCTATGGCTTATTGGTTTAAAAACATACACCAAGATTGGCAGGGGTTTTATTTGGAGCACGGCGTACCTAAAAATAAATTATCTAAAGTTCATAATTTAATGAACAGTCGATATAAAAAATACGAAAAATACATTAAAGCAAATTCGGGTGTTAAAAGTTTATTACAAAAGTTAAATAAAAATAATATAAAAATGGGAATTTTAAGTGCGGCCGGGCAAGATATTGTAAAAAATGGTTTGCAAAAATTTGATTTAGAAGATTATTTTTCTTTTATTGTGGCTGGGGAAGACGTTGTTAAGCCCAAACCGCACCCGCAAGGCTTATTAAAAGCTATTAAACTTTTTAAATTACAACCCACAGAAATTATTTATGTTGATGATATGCCGAAAATGTTTCCTGTGGCCAGTAAAATCGGTTTTAAAACAGTAGGTTTGTATTCGCAAGTCAGTGGGGATTTATCGGCAGCTGATATTCAGATAAAAAAGATAAAATCTTTAGCTAATTATTTAAATTAA
- a CDS encoding NAD-dependent succinate-semialdehyde dehydrogenase yields MPFISKNPFTLKVEAEYQEISSSELDNKLALAAQAFTAWSALSYKERAEHLNELAAYLRSHKEDLGFIITKEMGKPLAAANSEVEKSAWVLEYYAEAGEDLLNKEVIKTDAGSSYVVFEPLGVILGVMPWNFPFWQVFRFVAPTLMAGNTVVVKHASNVPQSAELIAKVFKDSGCPENIYQNLLIGSTRVAEVIKDDRIQGVSLTGSEAAGQSVAAIAGQAIKKSVLELGGSDPFIVLQEADVDLSCQVAVTARLNNAGQTCISAKRFIVEEPVYDQFVSQLLKHYQNLIVGDPENKETNVGPLATEQILLEVEKQVDLSVKLGAKILCGGRRLAKTGYFYQPTILTDVKPGMPAYEEEVFGPVAAVIKVKNSAEAITIANDTRFGLGASLWTKDEKLIQELVPQIKAGSVFVNSMVKSDPRLPFGGIKKSGYGREMGAYGIKAFTNIKTVWIK; encoded by the coding sequence ATGCCTTTTATTTCCAAAAATCCTTTTACTTTAAAAGTCGAAGCTGAGTATCAAGAAATTTCTTCAAGCGAACTTGATAATAAGCTGGCTTTGGCGGCGCAGGCCTTTACCGCTTGGAGTGCTTTAAGTTATAAGGAGCGAGCAGAACATTTAAATGAATTAGCTGCTTATTTAAGAAGCCATAAAGAAGATTTAGGGTTTATTATTACTAAAGAAATGGGTAAGCCGCTGGCGGCCGCTAATAGTGAGGTAGAAAAAAGTGCTTGGGTGCTGGAGTATTACGCTGAAGCTGGAGAAGATTTATTAAATAAAGAAGTCATAAAAACCGACGCTGGTTCCAGTTATGTTGTTTTTGAACCCTTAGGCGTTATTTTGGGAGTAATGCCTTGGAATTTTCCGTTTTGGCAGGTTTTTCGGTTTGTGGCGCCTACTTTAATGGCTGGTAATACTGTGGTAGTAAAACATGCTTCCAATGTGCCACAATCAGCTGAATTAATTGCTAAAGTTTTTAAAGATAGTGGTTGTCCGGAAAATATTTATCAAAATTTATTAATAGGCTCAACCAGAGTAGCCGAGGTGATAAAGGATGACAGAATACAAGGAGTTAGTTTAACCGGCAGTGAAGCAGCCGGGCAAAGCGTGGCCGCTATTGCCGGCCAAGCTATTAAAAAATCAGTTTTGGAATTAGGCGGTAGTGATCCTTTTATAGTTTTACAAGAGGCGGATGTGGATTTAAGTTGCCAGGTGGCTGTAACAGCCAGGCTTAATAATGCCGGACAAACCTGTATTTCGGCTAAAAGATTTATTGTGGAAGAACCAGTTTATGATCAGTTTGTTAGTCAGTTGTTAAAACATTATCAAAATTTAATAGTGGGCGATCCGGAAAATAAAGAAACCAATGTTGGCCCTTTGGCTACAGAGCAAATTTTATTAGAAGTGGAAAAACAAGTGGATCTTTCGGTTAAATTAGGGGCCAAAATTTTGTGCGGTGGCCGGCGCTTGGCTAAAACCGGTTATTTTTATCAGCCAACTATTTTAACAGATGTTAAACCAGGTATGCCGGCTTATGAGGAAGAAGTTTTTGGTCCGGTAGCGGCGGTTATAAAAGTAAAAAATTCAGCCGAAGCTATTACTATAGCCAACGACACCCGTTTTGGTTTGGGCGCTTCGTTGTGGACTAAGGATGAAAAATTAATACAAGAATTAGTGCCACAAATAAAAGCCGGTTCGGTGTTTGTGAATTCTATGGTTAAATCTGACCCCCGGTTGCCTTTTGGCGGCATAAAAAAATCCGGTTATGGCCGGGAAATGGGTGCCTATGGTATTAAGGCTTTTACTAATATTAAAACAGTGTGGATAAAGTAG
- a CDS encoding acetolactate synthase large subunit codes for MLNKNPKTAAEIIVEALETEGVKYVFGLPGEENLSLLQALSKSTQIKFILTRHEQTAAFMAATYGRLTGKAGVVLSTLGPGATNLVTGAAYANLGGMPLIIITGQKALRKSRQGHFQILDVVRMMEPVTKLASTIVSADRAPFMVREAFKVAESERPGAVHLELPEDIAEDITDKQVLLPVKVRRPGPDPKAITEAANKIMSAQRPLIVIGAGANRKRIHKHLSEFVKKTGIPFITTQMGKGVLDETKECYIGNTALSEGDYIHCALQKADLLIVVGHETVEKPPLIMAQGDREVIHINFSEADVDYVYAPTLEVVGDIAHSLWALAEKIKPSVVWDFSYYKKLSQKLKEHILEKADDSAWPLKPQRLAKDLRDFMPADSILALDNGMYKLWLARNFPAREPNTVLLDNALATMGAGLASAMAAKLLNPEKLVVAVVGDGGFMMSLGDLETAVRLSLDLVVVVLNDKGLGMIKWKQQQMGFTDFGLDFTNPDFVSLAKSFGAGGLKVESAEGFTKALDKAKVLGGVQIIDCPIDYSENKKVFDEELKQKTCEL; via the coding sequence ATGTTAAATAAAAACCCTAAAACAGCAGCGGAAATTATAGTGGAAGCCTTGGAAACAGAAGGCGTAAAATATGTTTTTGGCTTGCCTGGTGAGGAAAATTTGTCTTTGTTACAAGCTTTAAGTAAATCAACGCAAATAAAGTTTATTTTAACCAGACACGAGCAAACCGCCGCTTTTATGGCGGCTACTTATGGCCGTTTAACAGGTAAAGCTGGCGTGGTGCTAAGTACCTTGGGCCCCGGTGCTACCAATTTGGTAACCGGCGCGGCTTATGCCAATTTAGGTGGTATGCCACTTATTATAATTACTGGGCAAAAAGCTTTGCGTAAATCTAGGCAAGGTCATTTTCAAATATTAGATGTGGTTAGAATGATGGAGCCGGTTACTAAACTGGCTAGTACTATAGTTAGCGCTGATCGGGCGCCCTTTATGGTGCGGGAAGCTTTTAAAGTGGCCGAAAGCGAACGGCCGGGCGCGGTTCATTTAGAACTGCCTGAGGATATAGCCGAAGATATAACCGACAAGCAAGTTTTGTTGCCAGTAAAAGTTAGACGACCCGGGCCCGACCCCAAAGCTATTACCGAGGCGGCTAACAAAATAATGTCAGCTCAACGGCCGTTAATAGTAATTGGCGCTGGGGCCAATCGCAAAAGAATTCATAAGCACTTAAGCGAGTTTGTAAAAAAAACCGGTATTCCTTTTATAACCACGCAAATGGGTAAAGGCGTGCTAGACGAAACCAAAGAATGTTATATCGGCAATACAGCTTTAAGCGAGGGAGATTATATTCACTGCGCTTTGCAAAAAGCAGATTTATTAATTGTTGTTGGTCATGAAACAGTGGAAAAACCGCCGTTAATTATGGCTCAGGGTGACAGAGAGGTTATTCATATAAATTTTTCCGAGGCGGATGTGGATTATGTTTATGCGCCAACCTTGGAAGTGGTAGGCGATATTGCTCATTCTTTGTGGGCGCTGGCCGAAAAAATTAAACCTAGTGTTGTTTGGGATTTTTCTTATTATAAAAAGTTAAGCCAAAAATTAAAAGAACATATTTTAGAAAAAGCTGACGATTCAGCTTGGCCTTTAAAACCGCAACGATTAGCTAAAGACTTGCGGGATTTTATGCCAGCAGACAGTATTTTGGCTTTGGATAATGGTATGTATAAATTGTGGCTGGCTAGGAATTTTCCTGCTCGGGAACCTAATACAGTTTTGTTAGATAACGCTTTAGCTACTATGGGCGCCGGCTTAGCTTCGGCTATGGCGGCTAAATTACTTAATCCGGAAAAATTGGTGGTGGCCGTGGTGGGTGATGGCGGGTTTATGATGTCTTTAGGCGACTTGGAAACAGCTGTTCGTTTGAGTTTGGATTTAGTAGTGGTTGTTTTAAATGACAAAGGCCTGGGTATGATAAAGTGGAAACAACAGCAAATGGGTTTTACTGATTTTGGTTTAGATTTTACTAACCCCGACTTTGTTAGTTTAGCTAAAAGTTTTGGCGCTGGTGGTTTAAAAGTAGAATCGGCTGAAGGTTTTACCAAGGCTTTAGATAAAGCTAAGGTTTTAGGCGGGGTGCAAATAATAGATTGTCCTATAGATTACAGTGAAAATAAAAAAGTTTTTGATGAAGAGCTAAAACAAAAAACCTGTGAACTGTAA
- a CDS encoding VTT domain-containing protein: protein MTKFKEIIGLLILPIIVLSTYLVVYVIWRLLGLPVDESVANMILEKFSELGLWVVFLGAFLEGFFIVGQYFPGGVIIFLGVISSGQDILKVVTMVLIVMLAFVASYSVSYLLGKYGWYKLFMKFGFSKAIELAKQKLVSKESTAVLFTYWNPNLAAMTATAAGILQIPWRRFAAYSLAGIVFWETFWGILVFKLGPSALKIMGLKWVLIICVAWVLIILLKHYLFDKEKAG, encoded by the coding sequence ATGACTAAATTTAAAGAAATAATCGGTCTGTTGATTTTACCCATTATAGTGCTGAGCACTTATTTGGTTGTTTACGTAATTTGGCGCCTATTGGGATTGCCAGTGGATGAATCAGTCGCTAACATGATTTTGGAAAAGTTTTCTGAATTAGGTTTGTGGGTGGTATTTCTGGGCGCCTTTTTAGAAGGGTTTTTTATTGTTGGCCAGTATTTTCCGGGTGGAGTCATTATTTTTTTGGGAGTAATATCTTCGGGTCAGGATATTTTAAAAGTCGTTACTATGGTGCTTATTGTTATGCTGGCTTTTGTGGCTTCTTATTCAGTCAGTTATTTATTAGGTAAGTATGGTTGGTACAAACTATTTATGAAATTCGGTTTTAGCAAAGCCATTGAACTGGCTAAACAAAAACTAGTTAGTAAGGAATCCACAGCGGTTTTGTTTACTTACTGGAATCCTAATCTAGCCGCCATGACAGCTACGGCCGCGGGAATTTTACAAATTCCTTGGCGTCGTTTTGCCGCTTATTCTTTGGCTGGCATAGTATTTTGGGAAACTTTTTGGGGTATATTGGTTTTTAAACTTGGTCCATCGGCCCTTAAAATTATGGGTTTAAAGTGGGTTTTAATTATTTGCGTCGCGTGGGTGCTGATTATTTTATTAAAACATTATTTGTTTGATAAGGAAAAGGCAGGTTAA
- a CDS encoding inositol monophosphatase — MKKFSKQTKFLLNLSSKASRLMLKYYNPCGVSYTIKNKKADWGLDAVTKADIAVNQMVLREVAKAYPDFDVLGEEISSKTIGRKLFVVDPIDGTHMFIIGAPLFVFSAAIVIDGRPVAGVLCNPLARRTVLAEKGKGAYLVEKNFKLSVSNKKILAGALIKTGWKSSSASVLLHKQNARTPEVYSVAEAASLIATGGFDGCIFNGKLAHDIAAAKIVVEEAGGKVTDLWGKEQKYNGFIKGALLSNKHLHKKLLSIAKKSGVLEEFKKSHPFK; from the coding sequence ATGAAAAAATTTAGCAAGCAAACAAAATTCCTATTAAACTTATCCAGCAAAGCTAGTCGGCTAATGCTTAAGTATTACAATCCTTGTGGGGTAAGTTATACTATTAAAAATAAAAAGGCTGATTGGGGATTGGATGCCGTAACCAAGGCCGACATTGCTGTTAACCAAATGGTTCTGCGCGAGGTGGCCAAGGCTTACCCGGATTTTGATGTCTTGGGTGAAGAAATAAGTTCTAAAACAATTGGTCGTAAATTATTTGTGGTGGACCCCATAGATGGCACGCATATGTTTATTATTGGCGCGCCGTTGTTTGTTTTTTCGGCCGCTATTGTTATAGATGGTCGGCCAGTGGCTGGAGTGCTGTGTAATCCTTTAGCCAGGCGCACAGTACTGGCCGAAAAAGGCAAGGGCGCTTATTTGGTGGAAAAGAATTTTAAGTTATCAGTAAGCAATAAAAAAATTTTGGCTGGCGCTTTAATAAAAACCGGTTGGAAAAGTTCGTCCGCTTCTGTTTTACTTCATAAACAAAACGCTCGCACGCCCGAGGTTTATTCGGTAGCTGAAGCGGCTTCTTTAATAGCTACTGGCGGGTTTGATGGTTGTATATTTAATGGTAAATTAGCCCATGACATTGCGGCGGCTAAAATAGTGGTGGAGGAAGCTGGTGGTAAGGTAACAGATTTATGGGGGAAGGAACAAAAGTATAACGGGTTTATTAAAGGCGCTTTATTAAGTAACAAACATTTGCATAAAAAATTGTTGTCCATAGCCAAAAAATCTGGAGTCCTAGAAGAGTTTAAAAAGTCTCATCCCTTTAAATAA
- a CDS encoding DEAD/DEAH box helicase family protein, which translates to MRTKPQTFYDLVSQDQQYKIAVGSPSPKTIENYEKIQHLLKFALRPYQIEALSAFQLFWKDKFDSRSLKQKTLQQGKDDDDKIVGWNKVGFEMATGSGKTLLMGAAILDLYHRGFRDFLILTPNTILFDKTIENFTPRAVKSIFGDGWNLTYNLVTGNSYRDKTCNYEDDRDVSFYVFNMQKFYDKAASSNKKDGEDTMKGTPYVRRPLEESLWRDKSGQHTISFVEFLREKRPVIISDEAHHYQQKKTAEAIFELLPSAVLEFTATSLEKGGSESFGQDNLYKYPMQRYIGEGYGKRIFAVGCGTSDEKISDEVTDSDKQKLVWGMLIHLLKTESLAAANAPVKKAMLLTKARTIKHADAIDDYLKNWPDSVAGELDDVLEQVNREGTDIAKIVRTNIPKNKSELVKKLSRVAKSVFTIHSENKSEEEVWTDYQSLDDNNAEVVNQVRIFTEGVDYDNFYTIVVLGDTVEKVGLAAAQLIGRGLRLYKEKREFDILGDELKEQSEILHVICERGRRFDQIVEEIRQKLALSPANVEIPTEEEDRENKVNRKIIDDYEIPILQIKPTATGKSFEDALKDQSLSVKAFVDEVCGLSKGDKVLKPEVLAMIDYAEITTDEIAMQTDKPATTRRTIALPKNEIARWALDFIEQTGSFIGNNSFDTAKKLIENIIGAGIQVDTAYAVDYKRALKALKKSIIEFYGQGAFELMFKRQFIFRKKNVKDIFVDGKITVRKRDGLTLNLIPSHQPMSSHLQQKGIIVEGYKFSARPFVKFDSPPEKWVADALEHLCSLDKKKKSFWVRNDPFEYPVEVKPAPFYPDFLAFIEGKWIVVDVKGKHLAEAKQIDDRKKALKLLEKEGGVQTFFLVDKAMEKRGFKAVKIASVSDFEGYDELRHKELATEEFTNGQKPTLFDKE; encoded by the coding sequence ATGAGAACAAAACCGCAAACATTTTACGATTTAGTGAGCCAAGACCAGCAATACAAAATTGCCGTCGGTTCGCCGTCGCCAAAAACGATTGAGAATTACGAAAAGATACAGCATTTGCTTAAATTTGCCTTGCGCCCGTATCAAATAGAAGCATTGAGCGCATTTCAACTTTTTTGGAAAGACAAGTTTGACAGCCGGAGCTTAAAGCAGAAAACACTTCAACAAGGAAAAGACGATGACGATAAGATTGTTGGGTGGAATAAGGTCGGTTTTGAAATGGCGACCGGTTCCGGCAAAACCCTTTTGATGGGCGCGGCGATTTTGGACTTATACCACCGAGGTTTTAGAGATTTTCTTATTCTCACTCCGAACACAATTTTGTTTGATAAGACGATAGAAAACTTTACGCCGCGCGCAGTAAAAAGCATTTTTGGCGACGGTTGGAATTTAACCTACAACTTGGTTACGGGAAATTCTTATCGTGATAAAACCTGCAATTACGAAGATGATCGCGACGTTTCTTTCTATGTTTTCAACATGCAGAAGTTTTACGATAAAGCGGCTTCATCGAACAAAAAAGACGGTGAAGATACAATGAAAGGGACACCATATGTTCGCCGGCCGCTTGAAGAATCATTGTGGCGTGATAAAAGCGGGCAACACACCATATCGTTTGTGGAATTTTTACGCGAAAAGCGGCCAGTCATTATTTCTGATGAAGCACACCACTACCAGCAAAAGAAAACCGCAGAAGCAATTTTTGAGCTCTTGCCGAGCGCTGTGCTGGAATTTACCGCAACATCACTTGAAAAAGGTGGTAGCGAGAGTTTTGGACAAGACAACTTATACAAGTATCCAATGCAAAGATATATTGGAGAGGGATATGGCAAGAGGATTTTTGCGGTTGGTTGCGGAACAAGCGACGAGAAAATTTCAGACGAAGTGACCGATAGTGATAAGCAGAAATTGGTTTGGGGCATGTTGATTCATTTGCTAAAAACCGAGTCGCTTGCCGCCGCTAACGCGCCAGTGAAAAAAGCGATGTTGCTTACCAAAGCAAGAACTATAAAACACGCGGACGCGATTGATGATTATCTCAAAAATTGGCCTGATTCGGTTGCGGGCGAGCTTGATGATGTGTTGGAACAAGTAAATCGTGAAGGAACCGATATTGCTAAAATTGTTCGTACGAATATACCAAAAAACAAATCAGAATTAGTAAAAAAATTGTCGCGAGTGGCAAAATCTGTTTTCACCATTCATAGCGAAAATAAAAGCGAGGAAGAGGTCTGGACAGATTATCAATCGCTCGACGACAATAATGCCGAAGTTGTAAACCAAGTCCGTATATTCACCGAGGGCGTTGATTACGACAATTTTTATACAATCGTTGTTTTGGGCGATACTGTTGAGAAAGTTGGTCTCGCGGCGGCCCAACTTATCGGGCGTGGTCTCCGACTTTACAAAGAAAAACGGGAGTTTGATATTTTGGGCGATGAACTAAAAGAGCAGAGCGAAATTTTACATGTTATTTGCGAGAGGGGCCGCCGCTTTGATCAAATCGTAGAAGAAATTCGGCAAAAATTAGCATTGTCGCCGGCAAATGTTGAAATTCCAACCGAGGAAGAAGACCGCGAGAATAAAGTAAACAGAAAAATTATTGATGACTACGAAATTCCAATTTTGCAGATCAAACCAACTGCAACCGGTAAAAGTTTTGAAGACGCGCTAAAAGATCAATCGTTAAGCGTTAAAGCGTTTGTTGATGAGGTGTGCGGGCTTTCCAAGGGTGACAAAGTTCTAAAGCCAGAAGTTTTGGCAATGATTGACTATGCGGAAATTACAACTGATGAAATCGCCATGCAGACTGACAAGCCAGCGACTACCCGCAGAACAATAGCTTTGCCTAAAAACGAAATTGCGCGCTGGGCGTTAGATTTTATAGAACAAACTGGCTCATTTATCGGAAATAACTCATTTGATACTGCAAAGAAGCTGATAGAAAACATTATTGGTGCCGGAATACAGGTTGATACCGCCTACGCGGTGGACTATAAACGCGCCTTGAAAGCTCTAAAAAAGAGTATTATTGAATTTTACGGACAAGGCGCATTTGAATTGATGTTCAAGAGACAATTTATATTCCGAAAGAAAAATGTAAAAGATATTTTTGTGGATGGCAAAATTACTGTTAGAAAACGAGACGGACTTACTCTCAACTTGATTCCTTCTCATCAACCCATGTCCTCGCACTTACAGCAGAAAGGTATTATTGTTGAAGGATATAAATTTTCTGCTCGTCCGTTTGTAAAGTTTGATTCGCCGCCCGAAAAATGGGTCGCTGACGCTTTGGAGCATCTTTGTTCATTGGACAAGAAAAAGAAAAGTTTTTGGGTTAGAAATGATCCTTTTGAGTATCCCGTTGAAGTAAAGCCAGCACCATTTTATCCGGACTTTCTTGCGTTTATCGAAGGCAAGTGGATAGTCGTTGATGTTAAAGGCAAGCATCTTGCCGAAGCGAAACAAATTGATGACCGCAAGAAAGCCCTAAAACTTTTAGAAAAAGAGGGCGGCGTTCAAACTTTTTTCCTCGTGGACAAGGCAATGGAAAAAAGAGGGTTCAAGGCAGTTAAAATTGCGAGCGTGAGCGATTTTGAGGGATATGACGAATTACGCCACAAGGAATTGGCAACCGAAGAATTTACAAACGGACAGAAGCCAACATTGTTTGATAAAGAATAA